In the genome of Nitrospira japonica, one region contains:
- a CDS encoding cytochrome b: MAVDTVKTEKNDVGTDKSWVDYIQKDLPEHLEWWPYTLGAIPLTLFGILVTTGLLLTFYYVPASDQAYESVDQITHEIYLGWFVRGLHKISVDLMILFLLFHVIRVFMTRAYQGGGELKWVSGSIVLFVTLAMGFTGYSLVYDNVSYWGMTVVTNMVGTLPVAGRPLLHLLRGGEEVSGVTLLRLYDLHTKLLPVLLGGLALGHVVTVRLLGFTTVAGSRAFHPFYPEHTMKMGAVAVGFLLFMVDLVMIFPPTLGPPANFQEVASDVSPPWYFSAPFMWISLLPGPLALWSLMAGAGLFVAYPFVDRVLAARGWPMTFINGAVAAAAVGAMVVLMYLDLQG; this comes from the coding sequence ATGGCCGTCGACACGGTAAAGACCGAAAAAAATGACGTCGGTACGGATAAGTCCTGGGTGGACTACATCCAAAAGGACCTGCCGGAACACCTGGAATGGTGGCCCTACACCCTGGGCGCCATTCCCCTGACGCTGTTCGGGATTTTGGTGACCACCGGCCTGTTGCTGACGTTCTACTACGTGCCGGCTTCCGATCAAGCCTACGAGAGCGTCGATCAGATCACCCACGAGATCTATCTGGGCTGGTTCGTCCGCGGGCTCCACAAGATATCCGTGGATCTCATGATCCTGTTCCTGTTGTTCCATGTCATCCGGGTGTTCATGACCAGGGCCTATCAGGGCGGCGGCGAGCTGAAGTGGGTGAGCGGTTCGATCGTGTTGTTCGTCACGCTGGCGATGGGATTCACCGGATATTCGCTGGTCTACGACAACGTGTCCTATTGGGGCATGACGGTCGTGACCAACATGGTCGGAACGCTGCCGGTCGCCGGACGACCCCTGCTGCATCTGCTGCGGGGCGGCGAGGAGGTGTCGGGGGTGACGCTCCTGCGGCTGTACGACCTGCATACCAAACTCCTGCCCGTGCTGCTCGGAGGATTGGCGCTCGGACACGTGGTGACGGTGCGTCTGCTCGGCTTTACGACGGTGGCGGGAAGCCGGGCGTTCCATCCGTTCTATCCCGAACACACGATGAAGATGGGTGCCGTCGCGGTGGGATTTCTCCTGTTCATGGTGGACCTGGTCATGATCTTTCCGCCGACGCTCGGCCCGCCGGCCAATTTTCAGGAGGTGGCCTCCGACGTCTCGCCTCCCTGGTATTTCTCGGCGCCGTTCATGTGGATCTCGTTGCTGCCTGGTCCGCTGGCCCTCTGGAGCCTGATGGCCGGCGCGGGACTCTTCGTGGCCTATCCGTTCGTCGATCGCGTGCTGGCCGCGCGCGGATGGCCCATGACGTTCATCAACGGGGCGGTGGCCGCGGCGGCGGTCGGAGCGATGGTGGTGCTGATGTATCTGGACTTGCAAGGTTAA
- a CDS encoding multiheme c-type cytochrome: protein MDEPVTVSGEDSGASEHASDGRRNFTRYMIGGLCLVLFLALTGVGYVQVEERRGGGIRPFVSADNKKCIDCHTAKDVGVGVINDWKVSRHAPKGIGCVECHRAEHGDADAYDHEGFLISTLVTPKDCMRCHDREAKEFGKSHHAKAAQFTGSLDNFLGNVVEGPEVVTTGCAGCHGSVVKVLDKGKLHPATWPNSGIGRVNPDGSKGTCSACHARHSFSVAQARQPESCGRCHMGPDHPQIEAYYESKHGVLYEANKEKMKLAEPAEKWRPGKNYLYPTCATCHMGATGSQEVTHDVGDRISWTLRPVVSTRLENFEDRRKAMRQVCASCHSEQIVERFFISMDQGINLYNDKFGKPAKEAMDKLTAMKKITPTPYDEKIEWVFYELWHHEGRRARHGLSKMAPDYVHWQGFYEVAKSFYTKFLPLVRDLSPQVAEELLRNEGHRWIERGMSKEDISQMLEFYDKEMQGKRGGS, encoded by the coding sequence ATGGACGAGCCCGTGACGGTGTCAGGCGAGGATTCCGGCGCATCCGAGCATGCGAGCGACGGCAGAAGGAATTTTACGCGATACATGATCGGAGGATTGTGTCTCGTGCTCTTTCTGGCCCTGACAGGCGTCGGATACGTCCAGGTCGAGGAACGTCGCGGCGGCGGCATCAGGCCTTTCGTGTCGGCGGACAACAAGAAGTGCATCGATTGCCATACGGCGAAGGACGTGGGCGTCGGCGTCATCAACGACTGGAAGGTCAGCCGCCACGCGCCGAAGGGGATCGGGTGCGTGGAGTGTCACCGGGCCGAACACGGCGACGCCGACGCCTATGACCACGAAGGATTTCTCATCTCGACGCTGGTGACGCCGAAGGACTGCATGCGCTGTCACGATCGTGAAGCGAAAGAATTCGGCAAGTCTCACCACGCCAAGGCGGCGCAGTTCACCGGGTCGCTCGACAATTTCCTGGGCAACGTCGTCGAAGGTCCGGAGGTCGTCACCACCGGATGCGCCGGCTGCCACGGAAGCGTGGTGAAGGTCCTCGACAAAGGCAAGCTGCATCCGGCCACCTGGCCCAACAGCGGGATCGGCCGGGTGAACCCGGACGGCTCCAAGGGGACGTGCTCGGCCTGCCATGCGAGGCACAGCTTTTCGGTCGCGCAAGCCAGGCAGCCGGAAAGCTGCGGCCGGTGCCACATGGGGCCGGATCATCCGCAGATCGAGGCCTACTACGAGAGCAAGCACGGGGTGCTCTATGAGGCAAACAAGGAAAAAATGAAGCTCGCCGAGCCGGCGGAGAAGTGGCGGCCGGGGAAAAATTATCTCTATCCGACCTGCGCCACCTGCCATATGGGCGCGACAGGATCGCAAGAGGTGACGCACGACGTGGGGGACCGGATCAGTTGGACCCTGCGGCCGGTCGTCTCGACGAGGCTCGAGAATTTCGAAGACCGGCGGAAGGCCATGAGGCAGGTCTGCGCCTCGTGTCACAGCGAACAGATCGTGGAGCGGTTCTTTATTTCGATGGATCAAGGCATCAACTTGTACAATGACAAGTTCGGCAAGCCGGCGAAGGAGGCAATGGACAAGCTGACGGCCATGAAGAAGATCACGCCTACGCCGTACGACGAAAAGATCGAATGGGTCTTCTACGAGCTGTGGCACCACGAGGGACGCAGGGCCCGGCACGGGTTGTCGAAGATGGCACCCGACTATGTCCACTGGCAGGGCTTTTACGAAGTGGCCAAGAGCTTTTACACGAAGTTTCTGCCGCTGGTACGGGACCTGTCTCCGCAAGTGGCCGAGGAACTCCTGCGCAATGAAGGGCACCGCTGGATCGAGCGCGGCATGAGCAAGGAGGACATCTCGCAGATGTTGGAATTTTACGACAAGGAGATGCAGGGGAAGCGCGGCGGCAGCTGA
- a CDS encoding CBS domain-containing protein, which translates to MPRRSRTGLQRADILERYLARFRKQLGTFQMFLSRKRPSMPLEDFDEAAEELISQVYGQASDEVEAYFYAKSGEAANLPEEAQENGTHDVERESLQQRRQVLESCLSDLEMRYRLQAKRQPGANGQAMGKRTVEDYMSHEVHSIHRAATIKEAGRLLQKYKVGSLIVDDGSRYIGIVTDSDLSRKAVAKGLDPNTTAVLACMSKPVVSIEETEPISEALGLMKQEKIRHLAVTADRTIIGVLSISDVLRAYEEVTGSPAS; encoded by the coding sequence ATGCCACGACGTAGCAGGACCGGGTTGCAACGGGCGGACATTCTGGAGCGGTATCTGGCGCGGTTTCGCAAGCAGCTGGGAACGTTTCAAATGTTCTTGTCCCGCAAACGGCCCTCCATGCCGCTGGAGGACTTTGACGAGGCCGCCGAAGAACTGATCAGCCAGGTCTACGGCCAGGCGTCCGACGAAGTGGAAGCCTACTTCTATGCGAAGAGCGGCGAAGCGGCAAATTTGCCCGAAGAGGCCCAGGAAAATGGGACGCACGACGTCGAACGGGAAAGCTTGCAGCAGCGCCGGCAGGTGCTCGAAAGCTGCTTGTCCGATTTGGAAATGCGCTACCGGCTGCAGGCCAAACGACAGCCGGGCGCCAACGGCCAGGCGATGGGCAAGCGGACCGTGGAGGACTATATGTCCCACGAGGTCCACAGTATTCACCGGGCCGCCACCATCAAGGAAGCGGGTCGGTTGCTGCAAAAATACAAAGTCGGTTCCCTCATCGTGGACGACGGCTCGCGGTACATCGGGATCGTGACGGATTCCGACCTGAGCCGCAAAGCGGTCGCCAAGGGCCTCGATCCCAATACCACGGCGGTTCTGGCCTGCATGAGCAAGCCGGTCGTGTCGATCGAGGAGACCGAGCCGATTTCGGAAGCCCTCGGCTTGATGAAACAGGAAAAGATCCGACATCTCGCCGTCACGGCCGACCGGACGATCATCGGAGTCCTGTCGATTTCCGACGTGCTGCGGGCGTACGAAGAAGTGACCGGGTCACCTGCCAGCTGA